One window of the Saccopteryx leptura isolate mSacLep1 chromosome 9, mSacLep1_pri_phased_curated, whole genome shotgun sequence genome contains the following:
- the LOC136381429 gene encoding putative proline-rich protein 21 produces MPPSPCPHRHASIATPPSPRLHRHSPIAIPPSPRPHRPSPTATPPPPLPHHHAPTATPPPPLPHRHSPTAILPSSRLHRHASIATPPSPFPHRHSPIAMPPSPCPHRHAPTAIPPPPFPHRHAPTAMPPSPFPHRHAPIAMPPPPCPHRHSPTAMPPPPCPHRHAPIAIPPSPCPHRHSPIAIPPSPCPHRHAPTAMPPPPFPHRHAPTAMPPSPFPHRHAPIAIPPSPPPGGSAVSLVHGGVDMNVLLRPFCEMNAPGGVFSEPAPSPTTQ; encoded by the coding sequence ATGCCCCCATCGCCATGCCCCCATCGCCACGCCTCCATCGCCACGCCCCCATCGCCACGCCTCCATCGCCACTCCCCCATCGCCATTCCCCCATCGCCACGCCCCCatcgcccctcccccactgccacgCCCCCACCGCCACTCCCCCACCACCACGCCCCCACCGCCACGCCCCCACCGCCACTCCCCCACCGCCATTCCCCCACCGCCATTCTCCCATCGTCACGCCTCCATCGCCACGCCTCCATCGCCACGCCCCCATCGCCATTCCCCCATCGCCATTCCCCCATCGCCATGCCTCCATCGCCATGCCCCCATCGCCATGCCCCCACCGCCATTCCCCCACCGCCATTCCCCCATCGCCATGCCCCCACCGCCATGCCCCCATCGCCATTCCCCCACCGCCATGCCCCCATCGCCATGCCCCCACCGCCATGCCCCCATCGCCATTCCCCCACCGCCATGCCCCCACCGCCATGCCCCCATCGCCATGCCCCCATCGCCATTCCCCCATCGCCATGCCCCCATCGCCATTCCCCCATCGCCATTCCCCCATCGCCATGCCCCCATCGCCATGCCCCCACCGCCATGCCCCCACCGCCATTCCCCCACCGCCATGCCCCCACCGCCATGCCCCCATCGCCATTCCCCCATCGCCATGCCCCCATCGCCATTCCCCCATCGCCACCCCCAGGAGGGTCCGCAGTGTCTCTGGTGCACGGGGGTGTTGACATGAATGTCCTCCTCAGGCCTTTCTGCGAGATGAACGCGCCCGGCGGCGTGTTCTCTgagcctgccccctccccaacgACGCAGTGA